GCACAAAAGAAAAGCCAAAGAAAgaacttttaattaaaaaaggtTCACGTTGGCTCTCAAGCCCTTGATTTGGGGAAAGagatttttgtaataaatagaGGAAATGGGTTCCCTTACTCTTAGTCTTTTGAATTACatataatatttcaatattagatgaaataataaaaatatctttaatatttgagaaataatagTAAATTCCCTTTAActctataattttttagatacatttttttcttattattgttaAAGTTGCTACTATCTGATAAAAATATTCTCgtattttctcctttttttttccttttatcatTTATCTATCAATTGACTAAAATactttgtttatttctttatcTTTCTAGTTCAACAATATTTAAACTGTTGCTAaattggagagagaaaaagagattgatAAATAATctgattttgattaatttatcatataaggagaagaaatgaagtgtgtgagaaaatatgaaaatatttctatcatattaaaagttttaatttatgtgGGGTAAcgataagagaaaaatataattagaattataaaattaaaaaaaatctctattaTTTCTCAAATGTCATAGTCATAAATGTCTATTCTAAAAACAATAACATACGTTTCCACGTTAAAGTAAAATATAGTATTtagttatttgttttttcatttcatGCCTATTGGTGCTCCAAAAGTCCCTTTTTGAAATCTTGGAGTGGCAGATGAATCTTGGGTTGACGTATAGTGCGACTAGTCAAATATATTAGGTCATACGAAATTTCTTCGTTTTTTCCCCTCGATCGAAATATCCTCTGTTTTGCCCAAAAGAAAGATTAATTGAATTATACATAATTTGTCCTTTTTTGTCGaatctcaaaaacataaaatataatttatcttattttttaaaaaataccttTTTAGTTAGTgattattaatcaagatatagatcgaaaaatgtaagatatagatcatattttaaaattttatcattttcaatgtatttgttaaagttATCTGACGATCTtagaaaaagaagtcacgtgacttcttatttactattttctatatatgtttATCACTTTTCTTataagataagcatatcttagattttacagataaaaaaaaataacatgtgcattctaaaaaatttaacaaataatttgataaaaatcttaaaaatttatcaatcttatcttaattaGTCTATATcttagtttgaaaaatattaattttttttaaatacaattttatcttaaacCATTTTAACTTTAACGAACGCTACTACCTTAAGAAAATAAGCATtcacctttctttttttcttctttctttagcCTCTTAGCCCAAACATAACGTCTTAAGTGGAGaatctttccttttttctcctttcttcatcTTTACACTTAACGGGATTCAACAGGTAGTTGAGATTATTCATGATCAAACTCTAGAATCATTTTCTCCTCAATGCAGAAACCATGAACAACTGCAAcataattattgaaaaacttCAAAACAAAGGAGATGTATTGATCaaggaagataaagaagaagaaaaagaagaagacataaTCCAAAGCGAACACATTGATTGCctaaagaatcaaaacaagtgaTTCAACTGCAGCGAGGTGAGCTTTCTTGCTATACATATCAAGTTGTCGCAGTCTGATTTTGTTTGTTGGCCGAGGAAATCAAGTCGTGTAGCTTTCCCTTGAAAAACTTGTGCTCTATACATTCTGATTTTCCTCGCAATTTAGCATTTTGAATCGCATTCAAGGTGagtagtttttttaaaaaaattacttttgcTACATGTGAATGATTTAACCTATGAATGGTTATTTTTATGTGGATGGTTCATTCAAAGTGGTTATTTACACGTgcatttaattttgtgttttaaattatatgcatgaaaatgttGGTTTTAAATAATACATCGAATCATGGTATGTGGCATTGGCATctttatgtgttgtccatgagAGATGTGGGATATCAACCTGTGTTGTGGCACTCGAGTGATAATATTAGGGAAGCGTGTCAGGGAAAAATGCCCACTTATGACAAGAGTAGACACCACCCCGGTGGGTTCACAAGTGgaagggctgagagtggacaccaccccagatcGGCTAAAGTggcggggttgagagtggacaccaccccaggttcctttgagtgATAGCATTATTGTCGAGATCAATGTGGATTCCCAAGGTTGGTATTGATCCTCTTGTGGCCAGAGTTAGTGTTGATGTAATGCCTGGCATGATAGTAGGATGACACCCGAGTTAATGCGTTGAGATTATctctcttaagcaggattgtgttatggCAATGTGTTAATGTGGTTATGTTGCCTTCAGAAAGATTGCTCTTTCCCTGGGATACTAGTTAAGTGCTGTGTgagattcttttaaggagggacCAGTCAAGATATGTCGGTTtatttcatggtcttgcatatattcatgaaaatatttttgaactgtCAGTTAGataattcaacatctaatttgaactatgtctctgaaatattcaaacgttctaggtgaaaacAGTGACGTCAAGAAAATGAGGTTATCAAGATATAGTTGTTGACTACATTGGAGACATTTAGTGTATATTTTGGATTATGTTTGAGGTATTTAGTTGGATTGCTGAGAGATTAATCTTTATTgttaagccaacttgctcatattaattaagttttgatgattaacaaaaatatttttatgatataaatgtatttctttctcatataaaaaaataaatttattttgaattaaaagtgggtacaaagagtaaatttattttgaattaaaggtggattgtctttaaacatgttttcttcttttgatcatttatgtatcaaaagtttatgtttgaattttcatttattgataaatgtttttattacttatgcaaaaagtgtatttattttgaattaagggagaattatttttatacatgttttctctttctcatacaaaagtaaatttattttgaattaaagaaaattagttttaaacatgttttctcttactcatgcaaaaagtaaatttattttgaattaaaggagattccttttagatatgttttcttattttaatcatttatgtctcaaaagcttatatttgaattttcaaatcctaatttcttatgcaaaaagtaaatttattttgaattaaaggtgagacatgttttcttatcgtttgagaaaatctaaacattttttgaatttcaaatttcatattaatcttttctttagtggctaaaatgcttataaatacgccccaaactcattttttgagtatccattacACATATTGCAAATCCAAAACTTCCAAAAGCTCTTAagttaattttcaagcattacaagactctcaaagattcattgttcatccaccgaagagctacaaggcaagaggagaaaagttatTCAAGTCTTTTACGATAAatctgaacttctccatttgaggttacaaatttatttatttatttaaatattattggcttgtataatttgttctttattgcttatttgtgtccaagtatggacaaattatttgtaacatttaaattattattgagtattgtataggttttctatatccgttaaaatctaaataaatcgAGTTTCCAAAGTaagctagggagaaaaccttggtgtagtggttgcctaaaaCCCATTGTaatatatgtgtgtatctaatttcCAAGGTGAACTAGTaggaaaccttggtgattttgatttagtgggaccccaagggtggttaaatattgggagagtggactaggtgtatgtgaagacacggaaccactataaattatcttgtacctcattgtatttatttttgttatattttgtgacttacatttattattaatctcaaatataatctattatatttatcaaatatatatttttcaataaaatcattaattaagaatatttattaaaattgaaaaaaaaatttatcactcaattcactctcctcttgagtggccatatccTAAGAGACCAACatctatgtattttgttttgaagatgtcatgtcaaacaatgatacaatttatatattatgaataaaggaattacgATTATATATCATTTGAGTTTCGATCTTGTTTCTgctgatgtgatgatattacttgtcttaccttattgattattaaatttcaTATACTGAGAAGATAAAATTGAGATTGTCAGGGTCAGGGCCGGCTCAAGGGCTTTGGGGGCCTAGGCGATTACTAGGGGACTTctaaaaaatacttaaatttattaaaaatttattttttgagatataaaatcattaattaaaattttgtattctagtttagaaagtaattttttttcaattgacaatataatcaaattacttaATCTTTTATGTGACATAAttgaacataaataaaattttattaattttaattttaaaaaaaatctttttactaaaggtacaataacaaaaataattaataatattctataaactATCCATGCATTAAGAAAagaatttactttttttataaaatttaatattgcaagtggtgtttttatttttatgattaaaatttattttaaaatttttattttgaaagtaaatATAAATCATTAATATCAAATAGTGtatcatatttaaaaaacaattaaaatttaaacaaattttcttcaaattaccatcatcaagtaattttaacttttttatgttataaagaaaactaaatacataaaataattaattttaaaaaaaaaattcaataaataatttcatctatttcaatttcattctcatcagttctataaaaaaatacaatttacagagaaactatatatacatatatagagagagagagagagaagtgggCGAGAGTTTGAAACAGTGCGGCAGCCTCCTTAAGCACTGAAGATTTTGGGCAAAGCTTGCTACCGCTGCAATTTTGAGGCCCCCCTCTCAATGGCAGTGCTATACCCTCTTGAAGTAGTGAAGCTTTTGAGCAAGACTGGCTACCGCTGTAGTTTTATGGCTCCCTTCTCAGCGGTATTGTAGCAGCCCCCTAAACCAGTGAAGCTTCAAGGCTAGTTGTTGCTACAATTTTGAGacccttttttttgggggggggggggggcctaGGCATAGGCCTTACTGGCCTATGTCTTAAGCGAGCCCTGGTCGGGATTTCATTTATGTTAAGCATatgttgaaaaaatatatattctcaaaattttgaattaatacaCATTTGAGAAAAGTAAGATATTACATTTAAACTCGCTAATTGTTCATTTTGTCGTCATGGTACAACCCATAATCGCCAGTCTTACTAGCAAAGCTCACTAAGGGCTCATCAAAAGCCAAGCTCACCTATGATTTTCTAAAGCGTCATTGGTTATGCCAATAGAAAACCCTAAACGAAATCACATTGAATTTGTTTCTAATTGTTTAATCACTTGGATTCCATTTGTTTACATCACATTTAACCATCGCTATTACTTTAGGCTATGCTTAGGAGTTTTGGATGAATTTGGAAGGATAAGAGAAAGAAGAGTCGGtgaaatgaagaaaattaaagagagggtaggggaaggaagaagaattacCTTCCCTTCATTTGAAAAGTTTAAttgaagaatgaaaaagaattctATTAGGGTTTAAGtgaatataaaagaaatacaaatgtcatattaaatttttaattcaatccTTATCTTTTAAATTCTAATTCATACATAGCACAAAAGAAAAGCCAAAGAAAgaacttttaattaaaaaaggtTCACGTTAGCTCTCAAGCCCTTGATAAAgagattttgtaataaatagaGGAATTGGGTTCCATTTCTCTTAGTCTTTTGAATTACATATAGTATTTCAATATTagatgaaataataaaaatatctttaatatttgagaaatgataGTAAATTCCCTttaattctataattttttagatacatttttttcttattattgttaaaattgcTACTATCTGATAAAAATATTCTCGTATtttctcctcttctttcttttatcatttaTCTATCGGATTGACTAAAAcactttgtttatttttttatctttctagTTCGACAATATTTAAACTATTGCTAaattggagagagaaaaagagattgacaaataatcaaattttgattaatttatcatataagaatgagaaatgaagtgtgtgagaaaatatgaaaatatttttttttatttcatgcCTATTGGTGTTCCAAAAGTTTTTTGTCAGAGTCTTAGAGAAAAATATGCATCTTGGGTTGACGTATAGTGTGACTTGTCAAATGTATTGGGTCATATgaaatttcctcattttttccCCGATCGAGATATCCTCTATTTTTCCCAAAAGAAAGATGAATTGAATAGTAAAAAATTTGTCTGTTTTTGTCGaatctcaaaaacataaaatataatttatcttatttttttaaaaaatatttttctagtaAGTgattattaatcaagatataaatcgaaaaatataagatatagaaagtattttaaaactttgtcattttcaatatatttgttaaatttatctaatgattcttgaaaaaaaagtcacatgactttttatttatcattttctatatgTGTTTATCACTATCTATTTAagataagtatattttgaactttacagataataaaaaatagtacttatgtcatttaatgtattttaaaaaaattaacaaaaaatcttaaaattcttatcaattttatcttaatcattttatattttaacttaaaaaaatattaaaattaaaatcttctctaaataaaattttatctttatcatTTTAACTTTAACAAACGCCGCTACCTTAAGAAAAAGAGCATTCACCTGTCGTTTTTCTCTGCTTTCTTCAGCTTCTTAGCCCAAACATAACGCCTTAAGTGGAgaacatttcttttttctctgcTTTCTTCGTCCTCTTAGCCCAAACATAACGTCTTCTAAGTGGAGAGAGGGGCTTCGGGGGAGGGAAAGAAAGGCATCTGATGCCGAGCGAGGACGGCCAATAGAAGAGGGTTACTTCACACTTTAAGTTAACAATAAACTGGAGATGCCTTCTCAGCTCAAGCTTTTTAGTCCCATTCTTTAAGGTCAAGGGCCCTTCACTTTAAACAAAGCATATCATTTTACTTGTCTTCTGATAAGTACAGGATACCTTGCCTTGAACGTTGGAGAGAGACTCTCACTCAAAAGGCCTTTTTCTTTCGTCCTCCAATCGGACGGCTGGGGACCCATATGATGGATGAACTCAGACTTTTGACTGGAATCGGGAACAACATCATGATCAGAGCCCTATGAGCTATTGTGGCATTAACTCCGAATGAATGACAGCAAGGCAGTGATTGCGTGCATCGTCTGTTGTCATCAATAGCAAGAGCAAACGCTCATCGTAAATGGGTCCTTGAATTTTTAGCTTGCAgggtctgtgtgtgtgtgtgtcccCTTAACATTTGAAGACAACATATCCCTTTCCAGCCTTTAAATAATATAGTTTgtttttagtattaaaaatataaattgttattaataattaaaagattGACTTGCAAATTTTTTCTATTActcttaatattttaagtaaaaagaatatattttgcaaaatgatatggatgtgatgatgatattttaacaaataaaagtaattttaataagtaaaTTATTAACGCACCAGCACCACCCACCGTTTGTCAGATACCATTTTTCATCCATTATTGTGGGATGTTAGCTAGGTGGACACGTGTCACGATCAAGGCGAACAGCACGGAATTTTCCGTCCCTCCGGTCGTCCGGAATCTCTTTGTACGGTTGTTACAGTTAACGCGTTTTGTGGGGAATCCTGAGAGCGCACCAAACACCGCGTAAAAAAGcacgtcttcttcttctccatggtTCTGAAAGGAACATTTCTACTGTCGACAAGCAAACCCCTTCTTTCTTTAGTTCTTTATACCGCCAATCCAAATCCCATTGTCTTTGTTCTTTActgtctctccttctccctaGCTCTGTTGCATAGCCAAAacgagaagaggaagaagatgttTACGGCCATAGTTTTACTGTCAATTCTCTTCATAGCCAGTCTTGTGTATACTGTATTGAATTCTCGAACCAAGAAGCCTATCGTCCCATGGCTAAAGTCCCTTTTCACAAACCCAACTTCACAAGATGTTGCCAGCAGGAAGCCAGCGGGAGCCATGGAAACAGAGGAAGCGAAGAGAACTAGCGGAAGCGGAAACACCCAGAAAAACAAGGGCGAGCTGAAGGGCGTCTTCGCGACGTTCGACAAGGACAGGGACGGCTTCATAACGAAGAAGGAGCTGCGAGACTCATTCAAGAACATTGGCATGAGCATGACAGAGGAGGAGGTGGAGGAAATGGTGGAGAGGGTGGATGCGAATAAGGATGGGTTGATTGATCTGGAGGAGTTCTACGAGCTGGTCGGGGCGGAGGCTGCGGAAGGGGAGGGCGGCGGCGGGGAGGCGGAGCTGAAGGAGGCGTTTGGCGTGTTTGACGGGGATGGGGATGGGCTGATAACGGTGGAGGAGTTGAGAATGGTGTTGGGTGCGCTTGGGTTGAAGGAAGGGGGAAGATTGGAGAGTTGCAGAGAGATGATAAGGAAGGTTGATGCCGATGGAGATGGCATGGTTAATTTTGAGGAGttcaagaagatgatgaaggctGTGCCGGGCCTTTCTGCAATTTCTTGAATAATTCAGTCTgaatggaggaggaggaggaggaggaggccaAATTCATTGATTGAGTTGATAGTCTAAAATGGCCCCCcaaaaaaatgtctttttgaGTTGATTTTTAACAATCAGCTGAAATACAAAAgacattttagttatttttgacTTATCATCGATGAATGAACTCCACTTCTCTGTTCGGACTGAGTATCCTTCTTGTTCATGAACGTTGTTGATTTGTCAACTTTGGGGCAGGCAGGTTGGGCACTTTCGCCACCTCTTGTTCCTTTTCTTGTCTTTGGTCTTTGCTTTTGGGTGGAAATTTAAGGGCAAGTTGATGGGATGTACATCAAAAAAAATGTTCATagtcttaattaatttatttatagtttccAGCTTCTAACTGCTATGATTGATTGACGTGTGTGCAAAAGGGTTGGAAAATTTGACCGGCTCTTAAGATCTAGTTAATAGTTATTATTGCACATAAGATAAGGCTCAGTCGTCTTAATATACTGTTTCTATCTTGTCTTCTAACCGCCTATGCAAAAGACCAGAAAAATTGGGGGCTGTTTTGATTTTGGGGGCAAttgtctatttttattttcattattattttggaaaaaaaaaattagtggaCTAATGTGGTGTTTTCTTTACCATTCGGATGATTAAGCCCACCCTTTTCATGACTTCAATATTTTGAACCAATCAacctaacatatatatatatatataattatgtatttttagcAATATAAtgattagtttatttttttaataaaaagtagAAACCTCctcaaaatgaataaaaagaaatgcatagaaactaaaaataaaatcaaattatgttgtttgttttaatttttcttcacataAAAAACATCCTTGCTCTAGTCTTGGATTGAAAATGGAGTATACCAATATGCTCTGTCAGGTTGAAAGCAAGAGAGAATAGACAAATGCAAAAGAAGTTGAGTAACTTTATCTCTCCATTGGTTTGTCCAAAATGGGTCGGCCACAATCAATTTGGGAAAAATGTTGGGGACTAGtgaattcttaagttttagtaaacttttagtgtttttaattaatgtttattGGAGCCAATAAAAAATTACCACATACATCACTGAGTTTCACAGAATTACTGTAGCAACATTGGCATCAAGTCCCCACCCCACCCTCCGGCCCCAGCTAGCTAACCTCACAACGataacatcattccaggttgGTTGCATCCTGCTCCACTCGTAAGCAATGTATATAGAAGAACCTCCAACCTCCAACATCCACATCACCCCCTCCAATGTAAGGTTCAGATTTGAACACCACTGCTGCAGTACATTCGACGCAACCACGATAAGCCATTACGCTTGTCCAATTACATAttgtcatatatataaaattgtaaACACGTAACAATGAGTGggacaaattttattttaatttttaaatctatcaaaaaaaaaaaaaaaaaaaaacagaaacaaaccCACagatatatattcaaaatatatataagccaAGTGCATGACAAAATACGTATTCAACTGTTATACCATATtaatacaataacataatatgtTACGATTGCATTGAATATGTAGAGGACCACCAAGTGCACTTGAGAGGTTCACCCCGCACCATTTGCATCCACTGCGCGTCCCACCACCAAGAAGGTGAAGAGGTTCACGAGAACAAGAGGGCTGAACAAGCACT
The sequence above is a segment of the Diospyros lotus cultivar Yz01 chromosome 7, ASM1463336v1, whole genome shotgun sequence genome. Coding sequences within it:
- the LOC127805815 gene encoding calmodulin-like protein 6, with product MVLKGTFLLSTSKPLLSLVLYTANPNPIVFVLYCLSFSLALLHSQNEKRKKMFTAIVLLSILFIASLVYTVLNSRTKKPIVPWLKSLFTNPTSQDVASRKPAGAMETEEAKRTSGSGNTQKNKGELKGVFATFDKDRDGFITKKELRDSFKNIGMSMTEEEVEEMVERVDANKDGLIDLEEFYELVGAEAAEGEGGGGEAELKEAFGVFDGDGDGLITVEELRMVLGALGLKEGGRLESCREMIRKVDADGDGMVNFEEFKKMMKAVPGLSAIS